The proteins below are encoded in one region of Bacteroides uniformis:
- a CDS encoding ComF family protein has translation MENTFKAWFLSFVHLFFPRQCAVCGSSLQEGEEGICIRCNMNMPRTNYHLREDNSVERMFWGKIPLERGTSFFYYHKGSDFRHILHQLKYGGRKDLGEIMGRFMAAELAATGFFRGIDVIIPVPLHPRKQKLRGYNQSECIARGVSAVTGIPIDVSSVLRRRHTETQTRKSAYERWENVDGIFLLRYPERFVGKHILIVDDVLTTGATTTACADALKDVGGVHVSILTLAVAGS, from the coding sequence ATGGAAAACACATTTAAAGCCTGGTTCTTGTCCTTTGTCCATCTCTTCTTCCCGCGTCAGTGTGCTGTATGCGGGAGCTCTTTGCAAGAGGGAGAAGAGGGCATTTGCATCAGGTGTAATATGAATATGCCACGGACAAACTATCATCTTCGCGAAGACAACTCCGTGGAGCGTATGTTTTGGGGGAAGATACCTCTGGAACGCGGCACTTCCTTCTTTTATTATCACAAAGGAAGTGATTTCCGCCACATCCTGCATCAACTGAAGTATGGAGGCCGGAAAGATTTGGGAGAAATAATGGGGCGTTTTATGGCAGCGGAGCTGGCGGCTACCGGTTTTTTCCGTGGTATAGACGTAATTATCCCCGTTCCTCTACATCCCCGCAAACAAAAGTTGCGCGGATACAATCAGAGTGAATGTATAGCGCGCGGCGTTTCTGCCGTAACGGGTATTCCTATTGATGTGTCCTCCGTGCTGCGCAGAAGACATACGGAAACGCAGACCCGAAAGTCTGCTTACGAGCGTTGGGAAAATGTAGACGGTATTTTCCTTCTCCGCTATCCGGAACGCTTTGTGGGGAAACATATCCTTATTGTGGATGATGTACTGACCACCGGAGCCACTACAACTGCATGTGCCGATGCGCTTAAAGATGTGGGAGGCGTACATGTTAGTATCCTGACGCTGGCAGTGGCGGGTTCGTGA
- a CDS encoding inositol monophosphatase family protein: MENLKALTEAVCCVAREAGHFLKEERKSFRREVVQEKHAHDYVSYVDKASEKKVVSALRKLLPEAGFIAEEGSAAYSDETYCWVVDPLDGTTNYIHDNAPYCVSIALRDKQSLLLGVVYEPCRDECFYAWKGGGAYVNGERLRVSLVSELKDAFVVTELPYNFEQYARTGEHLIHELYGKVAGIRMNGSAALALCYVAAGRFDAWLEAFIGKWDFSAAALMVLEAGGKVTDFLGNENFIEGHHIIATNGPLHPLFLRLVREALPF, from the coding sequence ATGGAAAATTTGAAGGCGTTGACAGAGGCTGTCTGCTGTGTAGCCCGTGAAGCCGGGCATTTTTTGAAGGAAGAGCGGAAAAGTTTCCGTCGGGAGGTGGTGCAGGAAAAACATGCGCACGATTATGTATCTTATGTGGACAAGGCTTCCGAGAAAAAGGTTGTATCTGCCCTTAGGAAATTGCTTCCCGAAGCCGGATTCATTGCCGAAGAAGGGTCTGCTGCCTATAGTGACGAAACGTATTGCTGGGTAGTGGATCCTTTGGATGGGACAACGAACTATATTCACGACAATGCTCCCTATTGTGTAAGTATTGCCTTGCGTGACAAGCAGTCGCTTTTGCTGGGTGTGGTTTATGAACCCTGCCGAGACGAGTGTTTTTATGCTTGGAAAGGAGGAGGAGCCTATGTGAACGGAGAACGGTTGCGTGTTTCGCTTGTCAGTGAACTGAAAGACGCTTTTGTGGTGACAGAGTTACCCTACAATTTCGAGCAGTATGCCCGTACGGGCGAACATTTGATACACGAACTTTACGGTAAGGTTGCAGGCATTCGCATGAATGGTTCGGCGGCGCTTGCCCTCTGCTATGTGGCTGCCGGACGTTTTGACGCTTGGCTGGAAGCTTTTATCGGTAAGTGGGATTTCTCTGCGGCTGCACTCATGGTGTTGGAAGCCGGCGGTAAGGTAACAGACTTTTTGGGAAACGAGAACTTTATAGAAGGGCATCATATCATAGCCACCAACGGGCCGCTGCATCCGTTGTTTTTGCGGTTGGTACGGGAGGCGCTGCCATTCTGA
- a CDS encoding outer membrane beta-barrel protein, translated as MKTLLFFLVIGFSLCTAGKAQTSLVSTREKFRHHEISVSYGFLPITDANSIAEEFIAPTASFGIYTREKTSYYGALNISYIYRINRKISLGVTGGITGNRGTASSLYEVLDENKNDDRRYLYILPTFRWHWFTRPQFSLYSSAGLGAYFLRNSFGGDTYHKKEFAYQFSFLGIEYGNQFAFFTEFGVGYTGTIVAGGRFRF; from the coding sequence ATGAAAACTCTTTTATTCTTTTTAGTCATAGGATTCAGCCTATGTACCGCTGGTAAAGCACAAACCTCTCTTGTTTCTACGCGAGAAAAATTCCGCCACCATGAAATATCCGTCAGTTACGGCTTCCTCCCCATTACCGACGCCAATAGTATAGCCGAAGAGTTTATTGCTCCGACAGCAAGTTTTGGAATCTATACACGCGAGAAGACCAGCTATTACGGCGCTCTGAATATCAGTTATATTTATAGAATCAACCGTAAAATCAGCCTAGGCGTAACCGGAGGAATAACCGGTAATAGAGGGACGGCCAGTAGCCTTTATGAAGTTTTGGATGAGAATAAGAACGATGACCGGCGCTATCTGTATATCCTCCCCACCTTCCGGTGGCATTGGTTCACCCGCCCCCAATTCTCCCTATATTCCTCTGCAGGGCTCGGCGCCTATTTCCTCCGGAACAGCTTTGGAGGAGACACTTATCACAAAAAGGAATTTGCCTATCAGTTCAGTTTTCTGGGTATCGAATATGGAAATCAGTTTGCCTTCTTCACCGAATTCGGCGTAGGATATACGGGAACAATCGTGGCAGGCGGACGTTTCCGCTTCTGA